A genome region from Clostridium sp. JN-9 includes the following:
- a CDS encoding amino acid ABC transporter permease, which translates to MNTIDIFIYILKGSGITLKLSLITIIFSIPLGVLIALGKVSTLKILNYILSAYTWCFRGTPLLLQIFFVYFGLPVFGIKFKPLTAASIAFVLNYSAYLAEIFRSGINSIDIGQFEAAKVLGMNYYQTMSLIILPQAVIRVFPPVCSEAINLIKDTALVSVIGIGELSRAAKEIVTRDFTITPFAAAAAIYLTITMFIVLIFRQLEKKYAIRS; encoded by the coding sequence ATTAATACTATAGATATTTTTATATATATACTAAAAGGAAGCGGAATAACTTTAAAACTTTCCTTAATAACAATAATCTTTTCCATTCCTTTAGGTGTGCTTATTGCCTTAGGTAAAGTTTCCACATTGAAAATTTTAAATTACATTTTAAGTGCATATACATGGTGCTTTAGAGGAACACCTCTGCTGCTGCAAATTTTCTTTGTATATTTTGGTCTTCCAGTCTTCGGTATAAAATTTAAGCCTCTAACAGCGGCTTCAATAGCTTTTGTACTAAATTATTCTGCTTATCTTGCAGAGATTTTCAGAAGCGGCATAAATTCAATTGACATTGGTCAATTTGAAGCTGCAAAAGTATTGGGAATGAATTATTATCAGACCATGTCATTAATTATATTGCCTCAGGCCGTTATAAGGGTATTCCCGCCAGTCTGCAGTGAAGCAATAAATTTAATAAAGGACACAGCCCTGGTATCTGTAATTGGTATTGGAGAGCTGTCCAGAGCTGCAAAGGAAATTGTAACAAGAGATTTTACTATTACACCATTTGCAGCTGCTGCAGCAATATATTTAACAATAACCATGTTTATTGTACTGATTTTTAGACAGCTGGAGAAAAAATATGCTATAAGAAGCTGA
- a CDS encoding amino acid ABC transporter substrate-binding protein encodes MKKLITAIILTTFVLTLFTGCSKKQSADNSLNYIKSKGQLVVGLDDSFPPMGFKDDKGQIAGFDIDLAKEAAKRMGVKAVFKPVDWDGVLMSLNNKDIDLIWNGLTITDERKQKIDFSKPYLNNSQVIVVNASSSYNSKNDFSNKTIGVQLGSSSEEALNKDSGFTKSLKEIRKYSNNTEALMDLSAGRIDAVVIDEVVARYYMQKKPDTYKILNDNFGKESYGVGIRKSDTSFKTELDKVLDDMKKDGTADKISEKWFGKSIIVK; translated from the coding sequence ATGAAAAAATTAATTACAGCAATAATCTTAACTACTTTTGTATTAACACTTTTTACTGGATGCAGCAAAAAACAATCAGCAGATAACTCTCTAAACTATATTAAATCAAAGGGTCAGTTGGTAGTTGGACTGGACGACAGTTTTCCCCCAATGGGTTTTAAAGATGACAAAGGACAAATAGCGGGGTTTGATATAGATTTAGCAAAAGAAGCTGCAAAAAGAATGGGAGTAAAGGCAGTTTTTAAACCTGTAGACTGGGATGGGGTGCTGATGAGTCTTAATAATAAGGACATTGATTTAATATGGAATGGTCTCACAATAACTGATGAAAGGAAACAAAAGATAGACTTCTCTAAGCCTTATTTAAATAACAGCCAGGTAATAGTTGTTAATGCTTCTTCTTCATATAATTCCAAAAATGATTTTTCTAATAAAACCATTGGTGTTCAGCTGGGAAGCAGTTCAGAAGAAGCTTTGAATAAAGATTCAGGCTTTACTAAATCATTAAAAGAAATTAGAAAATACTCTAATAATACTGAAGCTCTAATGGATTTATCAGCTGGAAGAATAGATGCTGTAGTAATAGATGAAGTAGTTGCAAGGTACTATATGCAGAAGAAGCCAGATACCTATAAAATATTAAATGATAACTTTGGAAAAGAATCCTATGGAGTGGGAATCAGGAAATCCGATACATCCTTTAAAACAGAATTGGACAAGGTTCTGGATGATATGAAAAAGGACGGCACAGCAGATAAAATATCTGAAAAATGGTTTGGCAAAAGTATTATCGTAAAATAA
- a CDS encoding HD domain-containing protein, with product MEYKTISQLEAGTKIDGFYIIKSVEVKTSSTNKKYLDFTLGDKTGEINAKLWDCSDEDLDTYKANTLVKVRAVVADWQSRLQLKLERIRLSVPEDNVNIEDFVPVAPYSSEDMYSTLLGYINNMKDEDIKNIVMYIIEEKEEKLKHYPAAMKNHHSIRGGLLYHVTTMLKVGEKICEVYTSLNKDLLFGGIILHDIAKIEEMDASELGIVNGYTVEGQLLGHIIQGIKQVEIAADALGVDKEKSMLLQHLILTHHYEPEYGSPKKPMIPEGEILHHLDEMDAVMFDMNKALKSTEKGCFSDKVWTLQRKVYKPED from the coding sequence ATGGAATATAAAACTATTAGTCAGCTTGAGGCAGGTACAAAAATTGATGGATTTTATATAATCAAATCTGTGGAAGTAAAGACTTCCTCCACAAATAAAAAATATCTGGATTTTACTTTAGGAGATAAGACTGGAGAAATAAATGCAAAGCTATGGGACTGTTCAGATGAGGATTTAGATACCTATAAAGCTAATACTCTTGTAAAAGTCAGAGCAGTAGTAGCAGACTGGCAAAGCAGATTACAATTAAAATTAGAAAGAATAAGATTATCAGTTCCTGAGGACAATGTAAATATTGAGGATTTTGTTCCAGTTGCTCCATATTCATCTGAAGATATGTATAGCACATTACTTGGTTATATAAATAATATGAAAGATGAAGATATAAAAAATATAGTAATGTACATTATTGAAGAAAAGGAAGAAAAGCTGAAGCATTACCCGGCTGCCATGAAAAATCACCACTCTATAAGGGGGGGACTTCTATACCATGTTACTACAATGCTGAAAGTTGGAGAAAAAATATGTGAAGTTTATACATCACTAAATAAAGATCTGCTGTTCGGTGGTATAATTCTTCATGATATTGCCAAAATAGAAGAAATGGATGCCAGTGAACTTGGCATTGTTAATGGTTATACAGTAGAGGGTCAGCTTTTAGGGCATATAATTCAAGGCATTAAGCAGGTTGAAATTGCTGCTGATGCATTAGGTGTAGATAAGGAAAAATCCATGCTTTTACAGCATTTAATTTTAACTCATCATTATGAGCCTGAGTATGGAAGCCCTAAGAAACCAATGATTCCTGAAGGAGAGATACTGCACCATCTGGATGAAATGGATGCCGTTATGTTTGATATGAACAAAGCACTTAAGAGTACTGAAAAAGGCTGTTTCAGCGATAAAGTATGGACACTTCAGAGGAAGGTTTACAAACCAGAAGATTAA
- a CDS encoding aminopeptidase P family protein encodes MNEQRIQRVIERMKELNVTQTIVTSTPDLFYLLGKWIESGERMIALYLNTNGEKKLIINEIVTNLKALSGVEILAYNDDGNPVEILSNVINPKEPLAIDKFWHAHFLIELMEKMPELKPINSKAVDAVRMEKDAEERKLLLEAADVVDKAVTDLIDYLKKNPHVTENKAAEKLKEIFASYGTNEYSFDPIIAYGENGADPHHTTDSVSTLKKGDSIVIDIGGRTNVYCSDTTRTVFYDHCSDEEEKVYNTVKAANLAGIAAVKPGVRFCDIDKAARKVIEDAGYGKYFTHRTGHSIGIEDHENPSVSSTDETIVREGMAFSIEPGIYLPGKFGVRIEDIVIATKDGCDILNKTSKDLKVI; translated from the coding sequence ATGAATGAACAAAGGATACAAAGAGTTATAGAAAGAATGAAGGAATTAAATGTCACTCAGACAATAGTTACTTCAACTCCGGATTTATTTTATCTTCTTGGAAAATGGATAGAATCTGGTGAGAGAATGATAGCCTTATATTTAAACACCAATGGAGAGAAAAAATTAATTATTAATGAAATAGTAACAAATTTGAAAGCTTTATCAGGAGTAGAGATTTTAGCCTATAATGATGACGGCAATCCAGTAGAAATATTAAGCAATGTAATTAATCCAAAGGAGCCTTTAGCTATAGATAAATTCTGGCATGCACATTTTTTAATTGAACTTATGGAAAAGATGCCTGAATTAAAACCTATTAATTCAAAAGCTGTTGATGCCGTAAGAATGGAAAAGGATGCTGAAGAAAGAAAACTGCTTCTGGAAGCTGCAGATGTAGTTGATAAGGCTGTAACAGATTTAATTGATTATTTAAAGAAAAATCCACATGTTACTGAAAATAAAGCTGCAGAAAAGTTAAAGGAGATTTTTGCTTCATATGGAACTAACGAGTACTCCTTTGATCCAATTATTGCATATGGTGAAAATGGAGCTGATCCTCATCATACAACAGATTCAGTTTCTACACTTAAAAAAGGAGATTCCATTGTAATAGACATTGGAGGAAGAACTAATGTTTACTGTTCTGATACTACAAGAACAGTTTTCTATGATCACTGCTCAGATGAAGAAGAAAAAGTATATAATACTGTAAAAGCTGCAAATTTAGCAGGAATTGCTGCAGTGAAACCTGGAGTAAGATTCTGTGATATAGATAAAGCAGCAAGAAAGGTAATAGAAGATGCAGGCTATGGCAAGTACTTTACACATAGAACTGGACATTCCATTGGTATAGAAGACCACGAAAATCCATCAGTAAGTTCTACTGATGAGACAATTGTAAGAGAAGGAATGGCATTTTCTATTGAACCTGGAATTTATCTGCCAGGCAAGTTTGGAGTTAGAATTGAAGATATTGTTATAGCAACAAAAGACGGCTGTGATATACTTAATAAAACTTCAAAGGACTTAAAAGTAATCTAA
- a CDS encoding amidohydrolase family protein — MKKTTIISGQFKIQDKVKSGYLAVDSSTGIIKDFILSCDIPKNKEFDILSYGPEYLIECGDFNCHSHPEQSLYKNIVNKDWDLSTWCKNTIYKYSALLEPSHIYYGCVSAFRTMLLNGITSVIVSFYCHNNADNLYDQQVIKAAEDTGIRLYFGRVNYDVINKDSYEGKILSQRSYFESVEEYTSNFTSLLDGIKSNNIVIAPAVHSLHGSSMESIINAVNLGNKYNRLVQIHLSEDKNDVSLCLKKYGLRPVEFLVDLYKKNYISSLKNLLLSDCIWLNEKEIELIAKYNMKIVINARMNKKMGVGTADIPCFLKHGIVTYLGTDGEASNYSLSIEDEKTFLKDNYKDIPEDIIDMLGSEAVEFNNGCIEDIGIGAFCDLKIMKNNKVKDVFVSGKKVVEDGKLLNTALENSIDENLKKSLQELNLKIK; from the coding sequence ATGAAAAAAACTACTATTATCTCTGGGCAATTTAAAATACAGGATAAGGTGAAAAGCGGATACTTAGCTGTGGATAGTTCTACAGGAATAATTAAAGATTTTATCTTATCATGTGATATTCCTAAAAATAAAGAGTTTGATATTTTGTCCTATGGACCTGAATATTTAATTGAATGTGGTGATTTTAACTGTCACAGCCATCCAGAACAGTCACTGTACAAAAATATTGTAAATAAAGACTGGGATTTATCCACTTGGTGTAAAAATACAATTTACAAATATAGTGCTTTACTTGAACCTTCACATATTTATTATGGATGTGTAAGTGCATTTAGAACAATGCTTTTAAATGGAATAACCTCTGTAATTGTTTCATTTTACTGTCATAATAATGCAGACAATCTTTATGATCAGCAGGTGATAAAAGCTGCAGAGGATACTGGTATAAGATTATATTTTGGAAGAGTAAACTATGATGTTATTAATAAGGATTCTTATGAAGGTAAAATTTTATCACAAAGAAGTTATTTTGAATCAGTAGAGGAATATACCAGTAATTTTACATCTTTATTGGATGGTATAAAAAGCAATAATATAGTTATTGCACCTGCAGTACATAGTCTGCATGGGTCATCTATGGAGTCAATTATCAATGCTGTAAATTTAGGAAACAAATATAACAGATTAGTACAAATTCATCTTTCTGAAGATAAAAATGATGTTTCATTATGCCTTAAAAAATATGGTTTAAGGCCTGTTGAATTTTTAGTGGATTTATATAAAAAAAATTATATAAGCAGTTTAAAAAATTTATTGTTGTCAGACTGTATCTGGCTGAATGAAAAGGAAATAGAGCTTATAGCTAAATACAATATGAAGATAGTTATCAATGCCAGAATGAATAAAAAAATGGGGGTTGGTACTGCTGATATTCCTTGTTTTTTAAAGCATGGAATAGTAACTTATCTGGGAACAGACGGCGAAGCAAGCAACTATTCACTTTCAATTGAGGATGAAAAAACATTTCTAAAAGATAACTATAAAGATATTCCTGAAGATATCATTGATATGCTTGGAAGTGAAGCTGTTGAGTTTAACAATGGCTGTATTGAAGACATTGGTATTGGGGCTTTCTGTGACTTAAAGATAATGAAAAATAACAAAGTCAAGGATGTTTTTGTAAGTGGTAAAAAAGTAGTTGAAGATGGTAAACTATTAAATACAGCTCTGGAAAACAGTATTGATGAAAACCTTAAGAAAAGTTTACAAGAGCTGAATTTGAAAATTAAATAG
- a CDS encoding D-alanine--D-alanine ligase → MKVGVIMGGISSEREVSLKSGEEVIRNINNSKYEAVPIIIDEKQDIFNKVKGIDFAFIALHGKFGEDGTVQAVLQTLNIPYSGCGPLTSGICMDKDMTKKVLKSQGILTGKWINLKSAEEIDYSRIEELGYPVVVKPNNGGSSVATSIIKKKEHVKAAVIEALKYDNEVMIEEYIKGDEITCCMFNGEMYPILAIKPKAEFFDYTAKYADGGSDEIIVELEEKLQSKVRDMSIKCWDSLKCSVYARVDMIVREGVPYVLELNTLPGMTKNSLFPKSAASKGISFGELLNMIIEQSLKENRK, encoded by the coding sequence ATGAAGGTTGGAGTAATAATGGGTGGAATCTCTTCAGAAAGAGAAGTATCATTAAAAAGCGGAGAAGAAGTAATAAGAAATATAAATAACTCTAAATATGAAGCAGTTCCAATTATTATAGATGAAAAACAGGATATATTTAATAAAGTTAAAGGAATTGATTTTGCATTTATAGCACTACATGGTAAGTTCGGAGAAGATGGAACTGTTCAGGCTGTATTGCAGACACTTAATATTCCATATTCAGGATGCGGACCATTGACAAGCGGAATTTGTATGGACAAGGATATGACAAAGAAGGTTCTTAAGTCTCAAGGCATATTAACTGGAAAATGGATAAACTTAAAATCAGCTGAAGAAATTGACTATAGCAGAATTGAAGAATTAGGTTATCCAGTAGTAGTAAAGCCAAACAATGGAGGTTCCAGTGTGGCAACATCAATAATAAAGAAAAAAGAACATGTTAAAGCTGCAGTAATTGAAGCCTTAAAATATGACAATGAGGTTATGATTGAGGAATATATAAAGGGAGACGAAATAACCTGCTGCATGTTCAACGGTGAAATGTATCCAATCTTAGCCATAAAGCCTAAGGCAGAATTCTTCGATTATACAGCAAAATATGCTGATGGCGGATCAGATGAAATCATTGTTGAACTTGAAGAAAAATTACAAAGCAAAGTCAGAGATATGTCTATAAAATGCTGGGACTCATTAAAGTGCAGTGTATATGCCAGAGTTGACATGATAGTCAGGGAAGGAGTCCCATATGTATTGGAATTAAATACACTTCCAGGTATGACAAAAAACAGCTTGTTTCCAAAAAGTGCAGCATCCAAAGGTATATCCTTCGGTGAGCTGTTAAATATGATTATTGAACAATCACTTAAAGAGAATAGAAAGTAA
- a CDS encoding PLP-dependent aminotransferase family protein, which produces MFVDFKPNGKAPVYIQIKDYIKDMILRGMLQKNEKLPSTRDLAAALNVSRNTVVTSYEFLQDEGFIYMIKGKGAYVEDLHIASEENWNVDWKDKINQYCTMAEELDIIKHEAKWVKGMISFKSISPDEKLFNIGDFKKAFLNRISYEGEKLLNYGYAKGYKPLIEYLLKYLKNKGINIENKDILITNGFTEGFDIVLSCLTEKGDKIVCENPTHNTAIKIMKLHKLDICGISMDSTGINEEELEKLLSKEKVKLSYLIPSYHNPTGTVMSSDKRINVYKILKKFNVPIIEDGFNEELRYSGAHLSPLAALSAHGNSVIYIGSFSKVLFPGMRIGWILADKKLISYLESVKRSRNIHTSFIDQGILYEYLIEGNFEKYIKKVRKVYKEKYEIAIKCVEKYIPSAEIFGEGGLHIFIRIKGLDSRKLLNSCMKNGVIFTPGDIFYTDGQGKDTFRLGFARLSDAEIEKGIKIIGEEACKYKTCLTNL; this is translated from the coding sequence TTGTTTGTAGATTTTAAACCTAATGGTAAAGCACCTGTTTACATTCAAATTAAAGATTATATTAAAGATATGATATTAAGAGGAATGCTTCAAAAAAATGAAAAACTTCCATCTACAAGGGATTTAGCTGCTGCATTAAATGTAAGCAGAAATACAGTAGTTACCTCATATGAATTTTTACAGGATGAAGGCTTTATTTACATGATAAAAGGTAAAGGAGCATATGTGGAGGATCTTCATATAGCATCTGAGGAAAACTGGAATGTTGACTGGAAAGATAAAATAAATCAGTACTGCACTATGGCAGAAGAACTTGATATTATAAAGCATGAAGCAAAATGGGTTAAAGGAATGATATCATTTAAGAGTATTTCTCCTGATGAAAAACTATTCAATATAGGTGATTTTAAAAAAGCATTTCTTAACAGGATTAGTTATGAGGGGGAAAAGCTTCTAAATTACGGATATGCCAAAGGATATAAACCATTAATTGAATATCTGCTTAAATATTTGAAAAATAAAGGTATTAATATAGAAAATAAGGATATTTTAATTACCAATGGGTTTACTGAAGGATTTGATATAGTTTTATCATGCTTAACTGAGAAAGGTGACAAAATAGTCTGCGAAAATCCAACTCATAATACTGCAATTAAAATAATGAAGCTCCATAAGCTTGATATATGCGGAATTTCTATGGACAGTACTGGAATTAATGAAGAAGAGCTTGAAAAGCTGCTTTCAAAGGAAAAGGTTAAACTTTCTTATTTAATTCCCTCTTATCATAATCCAACGGGAACAGTAATGAGTTCAGATAAGAGAATTAATGTATACAAAATTCTTAAGAAGTTCAATGTACCAATTATTGAAGATGGTTTTAATGAGGAATTAAGATATTCAGGAGCTCATTTGTCACCATTAGCAGCTTTATCAGCCCATGGCAACAGTGTTATTTATATCGGCAGCTTTTCTAAGGTGCTTTTCCCAGGAATGAGGATAGGATGGATTCTGGCAGATAAAAAGCTTATAAGTTATCTTGAAAGTGTAAAAAGAAGCAGGAATATCCACACTTCATTTATAGATCAGGGAATTTTATATGAGTACCTTATTGAAGGAAATTTTGAAAAGTATATAAAAAAGGTTAGAAAAGTGTATAAAGAGAAGTACGAAATTGCAATAAAGTGTGTTGAAAAATACATCCCTTCAGCTGAAATATTTGGTGAAGGAGGACTGCATATCTTTATTAGGATAAAAGGATTGGATTCAAGAAAACTTTTAAATTCATGTATGAAAAATGGAGTTATTTTTACTCCAGGGGATATTTTTTATACAGACGGACAAGGCAAAGATACCTTTAGATTAGGCTTTGCAAGATTAAGCGATGCTGAAATAGAAAAGGGTATTAAAATCATTGGAGAAGAGGCGTGTAAATATAAAACATGTTTGACTAATTTATAA
- a CDS encoding LemA family protein, whose translation MNKTLKTILIIIAVLAVIILPIAGTYNSMISLEQQVNTSESNIDTQLQRRSDLIPNLVETVKGYAAQEKGIYTDIANARAKLAGAQTVTDKANADSQLSSALSRLLVVVENYPDLKSSQNFRDLSVALEGTENRISVARQQYNNAVNEYNTSIRKFPNSIIAGIFRFNEKPYYKASNGAKEVPKVNFTK comes from the coding sequence TTGAATAAAACTTTAAAAACCATATTAATTATCATAGCAGTTCTTGCAGTTATTATACTTCCTATAGCTGGAACATATAACAGCATGATAAGCTTAGAACAACAGGTTAATACATCAGAATCAAATATAGATACTCAGCTTCAAAGAAGATCTGACTTAATACCAAATCTGGTTGAAACAGTAAAGGGATATGCAGCACAGGAAAAGGGTATTTATACTGACATTGCCAATGCCAGGGCAAAACTTGCAGGTGCACAGACTGTAACTGATAAGGCCAATGCTGACAGCCAATTGTCTTCAGCTTTATCACGATTACTAGTGGTGGTAGAAAATTACCCAGATCTTAAGTCCAGTCAGAATTTCAGAGATCTGTCTGTGGCACTGGAAGGAACAGAAAATAGAATATCCGTTGCAAGGCAGCAGTATAACAATGCAGTAAATGAATATAATACCAGCATAAGAAAGTTCCCAAATTCCATTATAGCTGGGATATTTAGATTTAATGAAAAACCTTATTATAAAGCCAGCAATGGAGCTAAGGAAGTCCCCAAAGTAAACTTTACAAAGTAG
- a CDS encoding TPM domain-containing protein → MNKKIVNNKILILIFTVLYLAFNFNIVSAADIPKPTSLKYVNDYAGVIDNDTSNYLVSVGKEVEDKTGAQITVVIINSLNGSDIESYSNQLFNEWGIGQKNKDNGLLILLSMKDRKWRVEVGKGLEGAITDIYSARVMDSVAAPLFKQGKYGDGIKQVFSIFADDIAKEYNVKLDKNIKVTAPDTNAEDSNKSTPIIAYIIGGLFLIDLLFNRARVTKTLIQLIFWSSFFGGRRGGRGGRGGGGFGGFGGGDSSGGFGGFGGGSSGGGGSSGGW, encoded by the coding sequence ATGAATAAAAAAATAGTAAATAATAAAATATTAATTTTAATTTTTACTGTATTATACTTAGCTTTTAACTTTAACATAGTTTCAGCAGCAGATATTCCAAAGCCAACATCACTAAAATATGTTAATGATTATGCTGGTGTAATTGATAATGATACATCTAATTATCTTGTGTCAGTAGGAAAAGAAGTTGAAGATAAAACAGGAGCTCAAATCACTGTTGTTATTATAAACTCATTAAATGGCAGTGATATAGAGTCCTATTCAAACCAGCTATTTAATGAATGGGGCATTGGTCAGAAAAATAAAGATAATGGATTATTAATACTTTTATCTATGAAAGACAGAAAATGGAGAGTAGAAGTAGGAAAAGGACTTGAAGGAGCTATAACAGATATTTATTCTGCCAGAGTTATGGACAGTGTAGCTGCCCCTCTTTTTAAGCAGGGTAAGTATGGCGATGGGATTAAACAGGTATTTTCTATTTTTGCAGATGATATTGCTAAAGAGTATAACGTTAAATTAGATAAGAATATTAAAGTTACAGCACCAGATACTAATGCTGAAGATTCTAATAAAAGTACTCCCATTATTGCTTATATTATTGGAGGACTGTTTCTTATAGACTTATTGTTTAACAGAGCCAGAGTCACAAAAACACTAATTCAACTGATATTCTGGTCTTCATTCTTTGGAGGAAGAAGAGGAGGACGAGGCGGAAGAGGCGGTGGAGGTTTTGGCGGCTTTGGAGGAGGAGATTCCTCAGGAGGCTTTGGTGGATTCGGAGGAGGATCTTCCGGCGGCGGCGGGTCCTCTGGAGGCTGGTAG
- a CDS encoding helix-turn-helix domain-containing protein, which produces MINFTMIPNEIISNKNISQGAFKLYCILNRYCYGNKDTCFPSQKTLADQMKKCIRTIQRYMKELIENGIIIIKRRGSVSNLYQILTRTAEKSKQTAASLFGKSPKKNPKSKNKTAPAYFETEEEDDEFKDCFYSEEEKEYFRKIKKKS; this is translated from the coding sequence ATGATCAATTTTACAATGATTCCAAATGAAATTATATCTAATAAAAACATCAGCCAGGGGGCATTTAAATTGTATTGTATTTTAAACAGATATTGTTATGGAAATAAGGATACCTGTTTTCCATCTCAGAAAACCTTAGCTGATCAAATGAAAAAGTGCATCAGAACAATTCAAAGGTATATGAAGGAATTAATAGAAAATGGAATAATTATAATAAAGAGGAGAGGCTCCGTAAGCAATTTATATCAGATTTTAACAAGGACAGCAGAAAAATCAAAACAAACTGCTGCTTCTTTATTTGGAAAATCTCCAAAGAAAAATCCTAAGTCAAAAAATAAAACAGCACCTGCCTATTTTGAAACTGAAGAAGAAGATGATGAATTTAAAGACTGCTTCTACAGCGAAGAGGAAAAGGAGTATTTCAGGAAAATAAAAAAGAAAAGTTAA
- a CDS encoding IS66 family transposase — MSESQIIEIYNQGVSQIIGVIKELSNQIKELQSQVETLSKENKALNERVKLLESQVNKNSSNSSKPPSSDGFKKKTKSLRTKSGKKPGGQEGHEGITLCLHDTPDEIKIHNVEHCTECGASLKDVPPERYIVRQIIDIPDVRVKIVEHRAEVKICPHCKSKNTATFPGEIKNTVQYGERLKAIAVYLTQYQLIPYKRAVELIEDLFNHHLSQGSMVTFNQDCHDNLQAITNRIRNSLTSSTGAVHFDETGIYIDKKRQWLHVASNENLTYYECHEKRGKKAIDDITILPNFTGTAVHDGFKTYFKYTNCNHALCNAHILRELNGITELQGQNWAKPMKNLLLEIKKGVDLAKDKQNALPLDKIQDFETKYDKILKAGIDEDYAKNIELYSKKKVKKSASLNLLNRLNGYKEQILAFMYDFDIPFDNNLAERDLRMAKVKQKISGTFRSSAGANAFTRIRGYVSTVRKQGKNALDCIKSTFTVNQFDPTLT, encoded by the coding sequence GTGAGTGAAAGCCAAATCATCGAGATTTACAATCAAGGTGTATCTCAAATTATAGGTGTTATTAAAGAATTATCAAATCAAATTAAAGAACTACAATCTCAAGTAGAAACACTTTCTAAAGAGAATAAGGCTCTAAACGAGCGTGTAAAATTATTAGAAAGCCAAGTCAACAAAAACAGTAGTAATAGCAGTAAACCTCCATCGTCAGATGGCTTTAAAAAAAAGACTAAAAGTTTAAGAACAAAATCAGGTAAAAAACCTGGCGGTCAAGAAGGTCATGAAGGAATAACATTGTGTTTACATGATACTCCTGATGAAATTAAAATTCACAATGTAGAACATTGCACTGAATGTGGAGCATCTCTAAAGGATGTACCTCCTGAAAGATATATTGTTCGTCAAATTATAGATATACCAGATGTAAGAGTTAAAATTGTAGAGCATAGAGCAGAAGTTAAAATATGTCCTCATTGTAAAAGTAAAAATACAGCTACTTTCCCAGGGGAAATAAAGAATACAGTTCAATATGGAGAACGCCTGAAAGCGATAGCTGTTTACTTAACTCAATATCAATTGATTCCGTATAAACGTGCTGTTGAACTCATTGAGGATTTATTTAACCATCATTTAAGTCAAGGTAGTATGGTAACCTTTAATCAAGACTGTCATGATAATTTACAAGCTATAACAAATAGGATTAGAAATAGCCTTACCTCATCTACAGGAGCAGTTCATTTTGATGAAACTGGTATTTATATAGATAAAAAACGCCAGTGGCTTCATGTTGCTTCTAATGAAAATCTTACATATTATGAATGCCATGAAAAGCGTGGTAAAAAGGCTATTGATGATATTACGATACTTCCAAACTTTACTGGGACGGCAGTCCATGATGGTTTTAAAACTTATTTTAAGTATACTAACTGCAATCATGCTCTATGTAATGCTCATATATTAAGAGAATTGAATGGTATAACTGAATTACAAGGTCAAAATTGGGCAAAGCCAATGAAAAATCTATTGTTAGAAATAAAAAAAGGGGTAGATTTAGCTAAAGACAAACAAAATGCTTTACCTTTAGATAAAATTCAGGATTTTGAAACTAAGTATGATAAAATACTTAAAGCTGGCATTGATGAAGACTATGCTAAAAACATTGAATTATATTCTAAAAAGAAGGTAAAGAAAAGTGCCAGTCTTAATTTACTCAATAGATTAAATGGCTATAAGGAACAAATACTTGCTTTCATGTATGACTTTGATATACCTTTTGATAATAATTTAGCAGAACGTGATTTACGTATGGCTAAAGTTAAGCAAAAGATTTCAGGCACCTTTAGAAGTTCTGCTGGAGCTAACGCTTTTACTAGAATCCGTGGATATGTATCTACTGTAAGAAAACAAGGCAAAAATGCTTTGGATTGCATAAAATCAACATTTACAGTGAATCAATTTGATCCAACTTTGACGTAA